In the genome of Armatimonadota bacterium, the window GACCTCGCGGCCGCCCAGCAGGCGGAGATCGACGATTTCAAGCGGAACAACCCTGAAGGCGACTCCTCCACCGCTACTACGGAGCCGATCCGCATCCCGGCGGGCGGCGAGTAAGATGAACGGCTGATCCCCCGGCGGCTCGCGCCGGGGGATCGGGACAACCCGATGCCCGGAACCCTTTACCTCGTGGCGACCCCGATCGGCAACCTCGCGGACATCACCCTTCGGGCGCTGGACGTCCTCCGGGGCGTGGACGTGATCGCCGCGGAGGACACGCGCGTCACCCGGAAGCTCCTCGACCACTACCAGATCCCCGTGGCGATGACCCCCTATCACCAGCACAGCCGCGGCCGGAAGGCGGAACACCTCCTCGCGCTGCTGGAGGAGGGGAAGGACGTGGCGGTCGTCTCCGACGCGGGGACGCCCGGTATCTCCGACCCGGGGCACGAGTTGATCGCCATCGCCATCGCCCGGGGGATCAGGGTGGAGGCGGTTCCCGGAGCCAACGCGATCATTACGGCCTTGGTGGTCTCCGGCCTCTCCACTCGGAGGTTCACGTTCGAGGGGTTCCCTCCCCGGCCCGTCGGAGAGCGCAGGGCGTACTTCGAATCGCTCAGGACGGAGCCCCGCACGATGATCTTCTACGAGTCGCCGCTGCGCCTCCTCGCCACGCTCAAGTCCGCGCTCGGAACGTTGGGCGACAGGAAGGCGGTCGTCGCGCGCGAGGTGACGAAGAAGTTCGAGGAGATTCACCGCGGAACGCTCTCCGACGCGATCGCGCGCTTCACAGAAGTGAAAGCAAAGGGCGAGATCACGCTGGTCATCGAGGGGTCGTGCGTCGCGGCCGAGCCGGTGTCTGACGACCAGGTGCTGGAGGCTCTGCAGTCGTTCCTCGCTCAGGGGATGTCCGAGCGGGATGCGGTGAGGCATGTAACCGCGCTCTACTCGCGGCCGAGGAAGGAAGTCTACGCGCGAATGCTCAAACTGAAGGAGGAGGTCGAGGATGAAGAGTAGGCTTGCGGTGTACGTGTTGGTGCTGATGCTGTTGGGCAGATGCGTCTTCGCGCAGGACGAGCCGGCAAAGAATGCGGCACCCCCGGACTTCGCGTCAGCGGTTGTTCTCGCTGCGGTCGGATTCCTGCCCGATGACCTGAAGGCGCAGTTCTCGGCGGTCGGGACGCAGATCATCTCGGCGGCAAGGCCGAAGGTAGAAGAGCCGGACAAGTTCTTTGGATTTGCGGAGAAGAATGACGAGGCGGCCCGCAAGCTTTTTGCGGCGCAGTATGAGAAGCTGCGGAAAGCCGTCGAATCGGGGAAGTCGGCAGCCGACCTGAAGGCGGAACTCGGGATCATCGGGTGGCAGGTGATCGCGGTATGCGATCCGTATCGGGCGGACAAGGCGTCGTTCGAGAGCGAGGCGCGCCCGGCATTTACAAAGAAACTCGATGCGCTGGCTTCGACGCTCAAGTGCACGCGCGGGACGTTCGCGCGGGTAACCGATCCGGATCGGTTCGCGCTGGAAATGTCGGCTAAGGCGAGAACGGAACTGAAGAGCCTTCTCGCCGATGAGAAGAAGGGGAAGGACGCGCCGTCCGCGGTTTTCACGCGGGCTTCGAACTCGCTGGCAGATGTGTGGCAGAGTCTCTTCACCAAAGCTGAGGTGGGAGATTTCATCGGCAACAAATCGAGCAAGAAGTTCCATCGTGCGACGTGCAGGCATCTGCCCGCCGAGAAGAACCGCGTGCAGTTCAAGTCCAGGGACGAAGCGATCGAAGCGGGTTACGATCCGTGCAAGGTCTGCAAGCCCTGACGAAGGGGGAGGTTACGCGAGACTATGAAAGGCGTCGTATTGGCGGGCGGGCTGGGGACGCGCTTGTACCCCCTCACCTACGCCACGAACAAGCACCTTCTTCCAGTGTACGATAGGCCCATGATCTACTACCCGATCCAGACGCTCGTGTCGGCCGGGATCCTTGAGGTGATGGTAGTTACGGGTGGACCGCACGCGGGGCACTTTCTCTCCGTGCTGAGGAACGGCAAGGACCTGGGGCTGAGCCACATAGAGTACGCGTACCAGGAGAAGGAGGGCGGCATCGCGGAAGCCCTCAGTCTCTGCGAGGACTTTGCCGACGGCGGTGACATTGGGGTGATCCTGGGCGACAACACTACCGATGCCGACATCTCCCCGGCGGTGAGGAGCTTTGAGTCCGGTGCCCGTCTCTTTCTGAAGCAAGTTGTGGACCCCAGGCGTTTCGGTGTCCCGGTGTTCGACGCCGCCGGCGCGATCGCGGCGGTAGAGGAGAAGCCGGAGGAACCGAAATCCGGCTACGCTGTGACGGGGCTCTACATCTACGACAGCAGGGTATTCGAATACATCCGCGAGTGCCGGCCTTCCGGGCGCGGCGAGCTGGAGATTACGGACGTGAACAACCTCTACATCCGCGCCGGGAAACTCGACTACGTGGAGCTTGAGGGCTTCTGGAGCGATGCGGGCACGTTCGAGAGCCTCTACCGCACGAACAGGTTCTGGGCGGAGAAAGCTCTCGCCGGGGGCGCGACTTAACACCGATTTAACATCCGCGAAACGGCGGCGAAACCTCGATGGCGTAGACTGGCGTCAGTGAGACTACACTTTCGGGGGTATCGAATATGCGATTTCGCGCGACATTGCGGTTCTGCGTCGGGCTTGCGGGACTGATCCTCATCACCGCGATGCCTGTGTCGGCGGCCGACAGCCGCATAAACGCCGGCGACACTGCCTGGATGTTGATGGCGACGGCGCTGGTGATGCTGATGACGCCGGGCCTCGGGCTCTTCTATGGAGGGATGGTTCGCCGGAAGAACGTTCTCGCCACTATCCTTCAGAGCTTCATCCTCATCGGAGTGGTCGGGGTGCAGTGGGTGCTCTTTGGCTACAGCCTGGCGTTCGGCCCGGACAAGTGGCATCTGATCGGGGGGCTCGAATGGGCGGGACTGCGGAACGTCGGGCTTGCCCCGAACGACACATACTCCTCGACGATACCGCATCAGGCGTTTATGATCTTCCAGATGATGTTCGCTGTCATCACTCCCGCCTTGATGACCGGGGCGTTCGCCGAGCGCATGCGATTCAAGTCGTTCCTCATCTTTACGGTCCTCTGGGCGACCTTGGTGTACGATCCCGTCTGCCACTGGGTCTGGGCGCCGGGCGGATGGTTGCGTGAACTTGGCGCGCTGGACTTTGCGGGAGGCACGGTCGTACATATCTGTTCAGGGATTGCCGCCCTGGCGTGCGCCGTCGTCATCGGGAAGCGGCAGGGGTTCGGCAAGGACGACATGGTGCCCCACAACGTCACTATGACCATCATTGGCGCGGCGCTTCTGTGGTTCGGGTGGTTCGGTTTCAACGCAGGCAGCGCTCTTGCGGCGAACGCTCTCGCCGCGAGCGCATTCGTCGTCACGAACACCGCCGCCGCAGCCGCTGCTCTGTCTTGGACCTTCGTTGAGTGGTGGCATCGAGGCAAGCCGACCGCCCTTGGGGCGGCCACCGGTGCCGTCGCCGGACTGGTGGCGATCACTCCCGCCTCGGGTTTTGTCGGCCCGCTTGCCGCCATCGCAATCGGCTCGATCGTGAGCGTTCTTTGCTACTTCGCCATCGCGATGAAGAGCAGGCTCGGTTACGACGATTCGCTCGACGTGTTCGGCATCCACGGCGTGGGTGGGACCTGGGGAGCAGTGGCGACCGGCATCTTCGCGACGGTTGCTATCAACTCTGCAGGCGGCAATGGCCTGCTGTACGGCAATGCATCGCTACTGGCAAAGCAACTGATCGCCATCGGGACCGTGTTTGCCTATTCATTCATTGCCACCGTGATTCTGTTGAAGGTTACAGGAGCGTTTTCCGACCTTCGTGTGTCGCACGAAGAGGAGGAGTCGGGCCTCGATCTCTCCCAGCACGGTGAGATAGGATACTTGTTCTGAGGAGTCGGAGATGATCAAGATAGAAGCAATCATACGTCCCGCGAAGCTGGATGACGTCAAGGACGCGCTGACCGCGCTCGGAGTGAGGGGAATGACTGTGACACAGGTCACCGGAGCCGGGAAGCAGATGGGCCAAACACAGCACTATCGCGGAACGGAGTATGTGGTTAACCTGCTTGAGAAGGTGAAGCTGGAGACGGTGGTTGTCGGCTCGATGGTAGAAGCGGCTGTGGATGCCATCATCCAGGCAGCTTCGACCGGTGACGTCGGAGACGGCAAGGTGTTCCTGACGAAGGTGGA includes:
- the rsmI gene encoding 16S rRNA (cytidine(1402)-2'-O)-methyltransferase, encoding MPGTLYLVATPIGNLADITLRALDVLRGVDVIAAEDTRVTRKLLDHYQIPVAMTPYHQHSRGRKAEHLLALLEEGKDVAVVSDAGTPGISDPGHELIAIAIARGIRVEAVPGANAIITALVVSGLSTRRFTFEGFPPRPVGERRAYFESLRTEPRTMIFYESPLRLLATLKSALGTLGDRKAVVAREVTKKFEEIHRGTLSDAIARFTEVKAKGEITLVIEGSCVAAEPVSDDQVLEALQSFLAQGMSERDAVRHVTALYSRPRKEVYARMLKLKEEVEDEE
- a CDS encoding NTP transferase domain-containing protein — protein: MKGVVLAGGLGTRLYPLTYATNKHLLPVYDRPMIYYPIQTLVSAGILEVMVVTGGPHAGHFLSVLRNGKDLGLSHIEYAYQEKEGGIAEALSLCEDFADGGDIGVILGDNTTDADISPAVRSFESGARLFLKQVVDPRRFGVPVFDAAGAIAAVEEKPEEPKSGYAVTGLYIYDSRVFEYIRECRPSGRGELEITDVNNLYIRAGKLDYVELEGFWSDAGTFESLYRTNRFWAEKALAGGAT
- a CDS encoding ammonium transporter; translation: MPVSAADSRINAGDTAWMLMATALVMLMTPGLGLFYGGMVRRKNVLATILQSFILIGVVGVQWVLFGYSLAFGPDKWHLIGGLEWAGLRNVGLAPNDTYSSTIPHQAFMIFQMMFAVITPALMTGAFAERMRFKSFLIFTVLWATLVYDPVCHWVWAPGGWLRELGALDFAGGTVVHICSGIAALACAVVIGKRQGFGKDDMVPHNVTMTIIGAALLWFGWFGFNAGSALAANALAASAFVVTNTAAAAAALSWTFVEWWHRGKPTALGAATGAVAGLVAITPASGFVGPLAAIAIGSIVSVLCYFAIAMKSRLGYDDSLDVFGIHGVGGTWGAVATGIFATVAINSAGGNGLLYGNASLLAKQLIAIGTVFAYSFIATVILLKVTGAFSDLRVSHEEEESGLDLSQHGEIGYLF
- a CDS encoding P-II family nitrogen regulator; the encoded protein is MIKIEAIIRPAKLDDVKDALTALGVRGMTVTQVTGAGKQMGQTQHYRGTEYVVNLLEKVKLETVVVGSMVEAAVDAIIQAASTGDVGDGKVFLTKVEDAVRIRTGERGEAAVS